The stretch of DNA CAGTAATAGATAAAATCACAACTGCTAGTAATGTGTACCAGCGGAAGGCTAATTCTATTTTCTTGTCCTTAAAAGGTTTATTGGAAGGAGCCTGTGGAGGATAGATCCAATATAAACCAAATGTTAATACGAGAATGCCAAGTAAAACAGCAGGATGTAACTGCCGGATGAATGTGTAATTTACTTTGATAGAATATCCCAATACTGTTAATATGAAAACACTTGTTGCTAAACACCTATAGTATGCTGAACAATGTGCTCCACCTGATAAGGTGCGAATGATGCCAGTTACGATAAGCAATATCGCAACTTCAACAGTAATATCCATGATGAAAGCAAAGGAAAAAAGAATACACAATTTAATAGTACTGCCTACCAAAATTTCAGCACCGAAAGACATAACTTCTGTCTGATCCGCCCTGGAAACTTTTTCTGCCACATATGTTCCTAATGCTTGTCCAATTTTATGAATTGAAATTTCATTCATCAATGTCACCTCTGGTTCCATAGTATCACTTATACCATATATTTCCTAGGGTAATTGTGCAACCTGTTGAAATAACGTCTTAACTCGTAAGAATTGCTGTCTGAATCGTTGTATTTCCCAAAAAATTAGATAATCGTTGAAAATCGGTTTTAATATGAA from Defluviitalea raffinosedens encodes:
- a CDS encoding accessory gene regulator ArgB-like protein translates to MNEISIHKIGQALGTYVAEKVSRADQTEVMSFGAEILVGSTIKLCILFSFAFIMDITVEVAILLIVTGIIRTLSGGAHCSAYYRCLATSVFILTVLGYSIKVNYTFIRQLHPAVLLGILVLTFGLYWIYPPQAPSNKPFKDKKIELAFRWYTLLAVVILSITAIALGSNSLPAWVISIALLWQVFTLTPVGHRFIGLCDFLLTLNKKGGELEC